The Xanthomonas sp. DAR 34887 genome has a segment encoding these proteins:
- a CDS encoding cupin domain-containing protein encodes MNPFATAMSLSMMAAAVPGDDARPIRIARAGSTASAVGPADYFTGNVRIDAPFQGEAPARVGGATVSFEPGARTAWHTHPLGQTLIVTAGVGRVQEWGKPAQEIRPGDIVWIPPGIKHWHGASAQVAMTHIAIAEAVDGSPVTWLEPVSESQYRGE; translated from the coding sequence ATGAACCCTTTCGCCACCGCCATGTCGCTGTCGATGATGGCCGCTGCGGTTCCCGGCGATGACGCCAGGCCGATCAGGATCGCTCGCGCCGGCAGCACCGCATCGGCGGTGGGGCCTGCGGATTATTTCACCGGCAACGTGCGCATCGATGCGCCGTTCCAGGGCGAGGCGCCGGCGCGCGTCGGCGGCGCCACGGTCAGTTTCGAACCGGGCGCGCGCACCGCCTGGCACACCCATCCGCTGGGCCAGACCCTGATCGTCACCGCCGGCGTCGGCCGCGTGCAGGAATGGGGCAAGCCGGCGCAGGAGATCCGCCCCGGCGACATCGTATGGATTCCGCCGGGAATCAAGCACTGGCACGGCGCCAGCGCGCAGGTGGCGATGACCCACATCGCCATCGCCGAAGCGGTGGACGGTTCGCCGGTGACCTGGCTGGAGCCGGTGTCGGAAAGCCAGTATCGCGGGGAGTGA
- a CDS encoding TetR/AcrR family transcriptional regulator has translation MSAPAGARRRGGQGATREKHAAILDAARRLFSRNGFDHTNMDAIAECAAVSKATVYAHFASKDVLFQATVDAMVSEMPDRWEALLAIGGPLQPRLAAVAYDLMAMTAAPMLQAIHRMLALSTQLSLRRADTYWDLCFARYDRAMQRFLRAQTRQGTLAIADEAQASAQFFALIVSASALRGWLTGEPGASQRLARTRCVESAVALFLRGYRAEANPAPAPRRRLAARS, from the coding sequence GTGTCCGCGCCCGCAGGGGCGCGGCGGCGCGGTGGGCAGGGCGCGACGCGCGAAAAGCACGCCGCGATCCTGGATGCGGCGCGCCGGCTGTTTTCCCGCAACGGCTTCGACCACACCAACATGGACGCCATTGCTGAGTGTGCCGCCGTGTCCAAGGCCACCGTGTATGCGCATTTCGCCAGCAAGGACGTGCTGTTCCAGGCGACCGTGGATGCGATGGTGAGCGAGATGCCGGATCGCTGGGAGGCGCTGCTCGCCATCGGCGGACCGTTGCAGCCGCGCTTGGCGGCGGTGGCATACGACCTGATGGCGATGACCGCGGCGCCGATGCTGCAGGCCATTCATCGCATGCTCGCGCTGTCCACGCAGTTGTCGTTGCGGCGTGCCGATACGTACTGGGACCTGTGTTTCGCGCGCTACGACCGCGCCATGCAGCGGTTCCTGCGCGCTCAGACCCGGCAGGGAACGCTGGCGATCGCCGACGAGGCGCAGGCGTCGGCGCAGTTCTTCGCGCTGATCGTCAGCGCCTCGGCGTTGCGCGGATGGCTGACCGGCGAGCCGGGCGCGTCGCAGCGGCTGGCGCGCACGCGTTGCGTGGAAAGCGCGGTCGCGTTGTTCCTGCGCGGCTATCGTGCGGAGGCGAATCCTGCGCCGGCACCGCGCCGGCGCCTCGCCGCCAGGTCCTAG
- a CDS encoding TetR/AcrR family transcriptional regulator gives MRVRTEAKREAIIEAAAAVFLEAGFEGASMSQIATRAGSSKRTLYGYFPSKEELFVAVAHSVAIQFMDPILTTLEQSTDDLPAALQRMGEDTLAFLCSAQSAQVWQTIIGVSGRSDIGLLFFQSGPDQGMQRLGAFLQAQMDQGRLRRADPTTAARHLAALLDAETLMPRLFGALKDPSKEHLREATRRALQVFFGGYGA, from the coding sequence ATGCGCGTCAGGACCGAAGCCAAACGCGAAGCGATCATCGAAGCGGCCGCTGCCGTGTTCCTGGAGGCCGGCTTCGAGGGCGCCTCGATGAGCCAGATCGCCACCCGCGCCGGCAGCTCCAAACGCACCCTGTACGGCTATTTCCCGTCCAAGGAGGAATTGTTCGTGGCGGTGGCGCACAGCGTCGCCATCCAGTTCATGGACCCCATCCTGACCACGCTGGAGCAGTCCACGGACGATCTGCCGGCCGCGCTGCAACGCATGGGCGAGGACACCCTCGCGTTTCTGTGCTCGGCGCAGTCGGCGCAGGTATGGCAGACCATCATCGGCGTCTCCGGCCGCTCGGACATCGGCCTGCTGTTCTTTCAGAGCGGCCCCGACCAGGGCATGCAGCGCCTCGGCGCGTTCCTGCAGGCACAGATGGATCAGGGCCGCTTGCGCCGCGCCGATCCGACCACCGCCGCGCGCCATCTGGCCGCGCTGCTGGACGCGGAAACGCTGATGCCCCGCCTGTTCGGCGCGCTGAAAGACCCGTCGAAGGAGCACCTGCGCGAAGCGACACGGCGCGCGCTGCAGGTGTTCTTCGGCGGCTATGGCGCATAG
- a CDS encoding sugar MFS transporter — MAGPTGPAAPLSHSAPLAGNAPSYRAALSLLASLFFMWGFITVINNTLLPHLRSVFALSYTQATLIESVWFIAYFFASLPSAKLIERIGYQRALVIGLGIMALGALGMIAAARLVSYGITLGSLFVIASGITLLQVAANPYVAVIGSADTASSRLNLVQAFNSVGTTLAPLFGGYLILGRSASGTAKGDAVLTQAERLADAQSVQLPYLIVAVVLVLLAVVIARFKLPALGQATQRATGAQRANHSLWEHRNLVLGIPAIFIYLIAEIGVSNLFINFVSQPHIGNLTHEQASHYLFLLWGGMMVGRFAGSALMRRIAPETVLALFSIGALLVVLLAVFTTGHVAMWSLIAVGLFHSIMFPTIFTLGIKGLGPLTEEGSGLLIMAIAGGALVVVQGWLADHVGLQRAFLLTAACELYVLFYALWGAKTPPHASA; from the coding sequence ATGGCAGGACCGACAGGGCCGGCGGCTCCGCTCTCCCACTCCGCACCGCTCGCGGGCAACGCGCCGTCCTACCGCGCCGCATTGTCGTTGCTGGCCTCGCTGTTCTTCATGTGGGGCTTCATCACCGTCATCAACAACACGCTGCTGCCGCACCTGCGCAGCGTGTTCGCGCTGAGCTACACCCAGGCCACGCTGATCGAGTCGGTCTGGTTCATCGCCTATTTCTTCGCCTCGCTGCCGTCGGCCAAGCTGATCGAACGCATCGGCTACCAGCGCGCGCTGGTGATCGGCCTGGGCATCATGGCGCTGGGCGCGCTGGGCATGATCGCGGCCGCGCGCCTGGTCTCCTACGGCATCACCCTCGGCTCGCTGTTCGTGATCGCCAGCGGCATCACCCTGTTGCAGGTCGCGGCCAATCCCTACGTCGCGGTGATCGGCAGCGCGGACACCGCCTCGTCGCGGCTCAACCTGGTGCAGGCGTTCAACTCGGTGGGCACCACGCTGGCGCCGCTGTTCGGCGGTTACCTGATCCTCGGCCGCTCGGCGTCGGGCACCGCCAAGGGCGACGCCGTGCTGACCCAGGCCGAACGCCTGGCCGACGCGCAATCGGTGCAGTTGCCCTACCTCATCGTCGCCGTGGTGCTGGTGCTGCTGGCGGTGGTCATCGCACGCTTCAAGCTGCCCGCGCTCGGCCAAGCCACCCAGCGCGCCACCGGCGCGCAGCGTGCCAACCATTCGCTGTGGGAGCACCGCAATCTGGTGCTTGGCATCCCGGCCATCTTCATCTATCTGATCGCCGAGATCGGCGTGTCCAACCTGTTCATCAATTTCGTGTCGCAGCCGCACATCGGCAACCTCACCCACGAGCAGGCCTCGCACTACCTGTTCCTGCTGTGGGGCGGGATGATGGTGGGGCGCTTCGCCGGTAGCGCGCTGATGCGCCGCATCGCGCCGGAAACCGTGCTGGCGCTGTTCTCGATCGGCGCGCTGCTGGTGGTGCTGCTGGCGGTGTTCACCACCGGCCATGTCGCGATGTGGTCGCTGATCGCGGTGGGCCTGTTCCACTCGATCATGTTCCCGACCATCTTCACCCTCGGCATCAAGGGGCTGGGCCCGCTCACCGAGGAAGGCTCGGGCCTGCTGATCATGGCCATCGCCGGCGGCGCGCTGGTGGTGGTGCAAGGCTGGCTGGCCGACCATGTCGGGCTGCAACGGGCCTTCCTGCTCACCGCCGCATGCGAGCTGTACGTGCTGTTCTATGCGCTGTGGGGCGCGAAAACGCCGCCGCATGCAAGCGCCTAG
- the gltX gene encoding glutamate--tRNA ligase, which produces MACRTRFAPSPTGYLHIGGARTALYCWLEARHRGGEFVLRIEDTDRERSTQAAIDAILDAMDWLGLDYDEGPVYQTQRIARYQEVAEQLLAAGKAYYAYETRAELDAMREAAMAKQEKPRYNGAAREQNLAYRDDPNRVIRFKNPLGGSVVFDDLIKGRIEIANSELDDMVIFRPDGYPTYNFAVVVDDWDMGITEVIRGDDHINNTPRQINIYEALGAPVPKFAHMPMILDEQGAKLSKRTGAADVMQYKDAGYLPHALINYLARLGWSHGDQELFGRQELIDLFDVKDVNSKAARLDMAKLGWVNQHYLKSDDPATIAPQLEDQLAKLGIDPAAGPAAADVVVALRERVQTLKEMAEKAVVWYRPLESYDEAAVAKHLKPGAELALGKARELLAALGEWSVDGVSAALHEAAVALEIGMGKVAQPLRVAITGTQVSPDISHTVYLAGREQALKRIDAALIKIPAGS; this is translated from the coding sequence ATGGCCTGCCGCACCCGTTTCGCCCCCAGTCCCACCGGTTACCTGCACATCGGCGGCGCGCGCACCGCGCTGTACTGCTGGCTGGAGGCGCGCCACCGCGGCGGCGAGTTCGTGCTGCGCATCGAGGACACCGACCGCGAGCGCAGCACCCAGGCGGCGATCGACGCCATTCTCGACGCGATGGACTGGCTCGGCCTGGACTACGACGAAGGCCCGGTCTACCAGACCCAGCGCATCGCCCGCTACCAGGAAGTGGCCGAACAACTGCTCGCCGCCGGCAAGGCCTACTACGCCTACGAGACCCGCGCCGAACTCGACGCGATGCGCGAGGCGGCCATGGCCAAGCAGGAGAAGCCGCGCTACAACGGCGCGGCGCGCGAGCAGAACCTGGCCTACCGCGACGATCCGAACCGGGTGATCCGCTTCAAGAACCCGCTCGGCGGCAGCGTGGTGTTCGACGACCTGATCAAGGGCCGCATCGAGATCGCCAACAGCGAGCTCGACGACATGGTGATCTTCCGCCCCGACGGCTATCCCACCTACAACTTCGCGGTGGTGGTGGACGACTGGGACATGGGCATCACCGAGGTCATCCGCGGCGACGACCACATCAACAACACCCCGCGCCAGATCAACATCTACGAAGCGCTGGGCGCGCCGGTGCCGAAGTTCGCGCACATGCCGATGATCCTGGACGAGCAGGGCGCCAAGCTGTCCAAGCGCACCGGCGCGGCCGACGTGATGCAGTACAAGGACGCCGGCTATCTGCCGCATGCGCTGATCAACTACCTGGCGCGGCTGGGCTGGTCGCACGGCGACCAGGAACTGTTCGGCCGGCAGGAGCTGATCGACCTGTTCGACGTCAAGGACGTCAACTCCAAGGCCGCGCGGCTGGACATGGCCAAGCTCGGCTGGGTCAACCAGCACTACCTGAAGAGCGACGATCCGGCCACGATCGCGCCGCAGCTGGAGGACCAGCTGGCCAAGCTCGGCATCGACCCGGCGGCCGGCCCGGCCGCCGCCGACGTGGTGGTGGCGCTGCGCGAGCGCGTGCAGACGCTGAAGGAAATGGCCGAGAAGGCGGTGGTCTGGTACCGGCCGCTGGAAAGCTACGACGAAGCCGCGGTGGCCAAGCACCTGAAGCCGGGCGCCGAGCTTGCGCTGGGCAAGGCGCGCGAGCTGCTGGCCGCGCTGGGCGAGTGGAGCGTGGACGGCGTGTCCGCCGCGCTGCACGAGGCGGCCGTGGCGCTGGAGATCGGCATGGGCAAGGTGGCGCAGCCGCTGCGCGTGGCCATCACCGGCACCCAGGTCAGCCCGGACATCTCGCACACGGTGTACCTGGCCGGGCGCGAGCAGGCCTTGAAACGCATCGATGCCGCGCTCATCAAGATCCCAGCGGGAAGCTGA
- a CDS encoding efflux RND transporter periplasmic adaptor subunit gives MRPVPSSRLSLAVAAALLLSACGSPPGGAPPPEGTPEMGVITVATKPVALTTELPGRTVPYLIADVRPQVNGIIQVRKFREGGEVKAGETLYQIDPATYRASYDSYVAALGKAQATLRTARLKAERYRELVKVSAISKQDNDDADAALDQAEADAAAAKANVESARINLAYARVDAPISGRIGKSSVTAGALVTASQSTALATIQQLDPMYVDVTQPSASLLRLKHALASGELEKADATAAKVNLLLEDGSPYPLQGRLEFSDVTVDQNTGSITVRAVFPNPNAELLPGMYVRAVLQEGTKDQAILVPQRAVSRNGAGKPTVYVVGADHKLQLRVLETERTVGDQWLVRSGLKPGEQVVVDGQSRAQPGATVKTVPWQPQAESAAPAAANAAPAAAAPAPRAAN, from the coding sequence GTGCGCCCTGTCCCGTCTTCTCGTCTATCGCTGGCCGTGGCGGCCGCCCTGCTGTTGAGCGCCTGCGGTTCGCCTCCGGGCGGCGCGCCGCCGCCGGAGGGCACGCCGGAGATGGGCGTGATCACCGTCGCCACCAAGCCGGTCGCGCTGACCACCGAACTGCCCGGGCGCACCGTGCCGTACCTGATCGCCGACGTGCGGCCGCAGGTGAACGGCATCATCCAGGTGCGCAAGTTCCGCGAAGGCGGCGAGGTCAAGGCAGGCGAAACGCTGTACCAGATCGATCCGGCCACCTATCGCGCCAGCTACGACAGCTACGTGGCTGCGCTGGGCAAGGCCCAGGCCACGCTGCGCACCGCGCGGCTGAAGGCCGAGCGTTACCGCGAACTGGTCAAGGTGTCGGCGATCAGCAAGCAGGACAACGACGATGCCGACGCCGCGCTGGACCAGGCCGAGGCCGACGCCGCCGCGGCCAAGGCGAACGTGGAGAGCGCGCGCATCAACCTGGCCTACGCGCGGGTGGATGCGCCGATTTCCGGGCGCATCGGCAAGTCCAGCGTGACCGCCGGCGCGCTGGTCACCGCCAGCCAGTCCACCGCGCTGGCCACGATCCAGCAGCTGGACCCGATGTACGTCGACGTCACCCAGCCCAGCGCCTCGCTGCTGCGGCTCAAGCACGCGCTGGCCAGCGGCGAGCTGGAAAAGGCCGACGCCACGGCGGCCAAGGTGAACCTGCTGCTGGAAGACGGCAGCCCGTATCCGTTGCAGGGACGGCTGGAGTTCTCCGACGTCACCGTCGACCAGAACACCGGCTCGATCACCGTGCGCGCGGTGTTCCCCAATCCGAACGCCGAGCTGCTGCCCGGCATGTACGTGCGCGCGGTGCTGCAGGAGGGAACCAAGGACCAGGCGATCCTGGTGCCGCAGCGGGCGGTGTCGCGCAACGGTGCGGGCAAGCCGACCGTGTACGTGGTCGGCGCCGACCACAAACTGCAGCTGCGCGTGCTGGAGACCGAGCGCACGGTCGGCGACCAGTGGCTGGTGCGCAGCGGGCTCAAGCCCGGCGAGCAGGTGGTGGTCGATGGCCAGTCGCGGGCGCAGCCCGGGGCGACGGTCAAGACCGTGCCGTGGCAGCCCCAGGCGGAGAGCGCGGCACCTGCGGCGGCGAACGCCGCGCCCGCCGCCGCCGCGCCCGCGCCGCGCGCGGCGAACTGA
- a CDS encoding efflux RND transporter permease subunit, which produces MARFFIDRPIFAWVLAIIVMLAGILSVLTLPIAQYPSIAPPAVAITANYPGASAKTLEDTVTQVIEQKMKGLDHLSYMASTSESSGQVTITLTFDNGTDPDTAQVQVQNKLSLATPLLPQEVQQQGVTVTKSATNFLNVLAFTSEDGSMSDSDLSDYVAANVQETISRVEGVGDTTLFGSQYAMRIWLDPNKLNNFGLTPLDVKTAVQAQNAQVSAGQLGALPAAANQQLNATITAQTRLKTAAEFEDILLRTQSDGSQVRLRDVARIELGSESYNTVGRYNGKPAAGLAIKLATGANALDTVKAIDASMAEQEKFFPPGMKVQKPYDTTPFVRISIEEVVRTLIEAVVLVFLVMYLFLQNFRATLIPTIAVPVVLLGTFGVLAVFGYTINTLTMFAMVLAIGLLVDDAIVVVENVERVMSEEHLPPKEATRKSMGQITGALVGVALVLAAVFVPMAFFGGSTGVIYRQFSITIVAAMTLSVLVAMVLTPALCATLLKPAKQHGMATTGFFGWFNRVFDRGNGRYQGAVRHMLGKGWRYMIAYAVVLALVVVGFMKLPVGFLPDEDQGTLFVLVQLPPGATAARTDAVIRQVEHHFLVDQKDSVGGVFAVSGFSFAGSGQNLGLAFVKLRPWDERTGKGQSVTDVAAKAGRYFAGIRDAKVFAFAPPAVSELGNATGFDLMLQDRANLGHAALMQARNQLLAELSQDKRLVAVRPNGQEDTPEFKLDIDPHKAETLGLSISDINSTFSSAWGSTYVNDFIDKGRVKKVMLQADAPYRMLPEDIDRWYVRNSAGTMVAFSSFAKASWTMGSPRLERYNSVPSVEILGMALPGAASSGEALAIVEAAAAKLPPGIGYEWTGLSRQEKASSGQTGMLYALSILIVFLCLAALYESWAIPFAVILVVPLGVFGALLGAVLTWKMNDVYFQVGLLTTIGLASKNAILIVEFARELHEGGKSLVQSALEAARMRLRPILMTSLAFILGVVPMVLGSGAGAGAQHALGTAVIGGMLSGTVLAIFFVPLFFVLVCGLFKRRAGTPDDPSAAHVAEGA; this is translated from the coding sequence ATGGCACGTTTCTTCATCGACCGCCCGATCTTCGCCTGGGTGCTGGCCATCATCGTGATGCTGGCCGGCATCCTCTCCGTGCTCACCCTGCCCATCGCGCAATACCCGAGCATCGCCCCGCCCGCCGTCGCGATCACCGCCAACTATCCGGGCGCCTCGGCCAAGACCCTGGAGGACACCGTCACCCAGGTCATCGAGCAGAAGATGAAGGGGCTGGATCACCTGAGCTACATGGCCTCCACCAGCGAGTCCAGCGGCCAGGTCACCATCACCCTGACCTTCGACAACGGGACCGACCCCGACACCGCGCAGGTGCAGGTACAGAACAAGCTGTCGCTGGCCACGCCGTTGCTGCCGCAGGAAGTGCAGCAGCAGGGCGTGACCGTGACCAAGTCGGCGACCAACTTCCTCAACGTGCTGGCCTTCACTTCCGAAGACGGCAGCATGAGCGATTCGGACCTGTCCGATTACGTCGCCGCCAACGTGCAGGAAACGATCAGCCGCGTCGAAGGCGTCGGCGACACGACCCTGTTCGGCTCGCAGTACGCGATGCGCATCTGGCTGGATCCCAACAAGCTCAACAACTTCGGCCTGACCCCGCTGGACGTGAAGACCGCGGTGCAGGCGCAGAACGCGCAGGTGTCCGCCGGCCAGCTCGGCGCGCTGCCGGCGGCGGCCAACCAGCAGCTCAACGCCACCATCACCGCGCAGACGCGGCTGAAGACCGCCGCCGAGTTCGAGGACATCCTGCTGCGCACGCAGTCCGACGGCTCGCAGGTGCGCCTGCGCGACGTGGCGCGGATCGAGCTCGGCAGCGAGAGCTACAACACCGTGGGCCGCTACAACGGCAAGCCCGCCGCCGGCCTGGCGATCAAGCTCGCCACCGGCGCCAACGCGCTGGACACGGTCAAGGCGATCGACGCCAGCATGGCCGAGCAGGAGAAGTTCTTCCCGCCGGGGATGAAGGTGCAGAAGCCGTACGACACCACGCCGTTCGTGCGCATCTCGATCGAAGAGGTGGTACGCACGCTGATCGAGGCGGTGGTGCTGGTGTTCCTGGTGATGTACCTGTTCCTGCAGAACTTCCGCGCCACGCTGATCCCGACCATCGCCGTGCCGGTGGTGCTGCTGGGCACGTTCGGCGTGCTGGCCGTGTTCGGCTACACCATCAACACGCTGACCATGTTCGCGATGGTGCTGGCGATCGGCCTGCTGGTGGACGACGCGATCGTGGTGGTGGAGAACGTCGAGCGGGTGATGAGCGAGGAACACCTGCCGCCGAAGGAAGCCACGCGCAAGTCGATGGGGCAGATCACCGGCGCGCTGGTCGGCGTGGCCCTGGTGCTGGCGGCGGTGTTCGTGCCGATGGCGTTCTTCGGCGGTTCCACCGGCGTTATCTATCGCCAGTTCTCGATCACCATCGTCGCGGCGATGACGCTGTCGGTGCTGGTGGCGATGGTGCTGACCCCGGCGCTGTGCGCGACCTTGCTCAAGCCGGCCAAGCAGCACGGCATGGCCACCACCGGTTTCTTCGGCTGGTTCAACCGCGTGTTCGATCGCGGCAACGGCCGCTACCAGGGCGCGGTGCGGCACATGCTGGGCAAGGGCTGGCGCTACATGATCGCCTACGCGGTGGTGTTGGCGCTGGTGGTGGTCGGTTTCATGAAGTTGCCGGTCGGCTTTCTGCCGGACGAGGACCAGGGCACGCTGTTCGTGCTGGTGCAGTTGCCGCCGGGCGCCACCGCGGCGCGCACCGATGCGGTGATCCGCCAGGTGGAGCACCACTTCCTGGTCGATCAGAAGGACTCGGTCGGAGGCGTGTTCGCCGTGTCCGGTTTCAGCTTCGCCGGCAGCGGGCAGAACCTGGGCCTGGCCTTCGTCAAGCTGCGGCCGTGGGACGAGCGCACCGGCAAGGGCCAGAGCGTGACCGACGTGGCGGCCAAGGCCGGCAGGTACTTCGCCGGCATCCGCGACGCCAAGGTGTTCGCGTTCGCGCCGCCGGCGGTATCGGAACTGGGCAATGCCACCGGCTTCGACCTGATGCTGCAGGACCGCGCCAATCTCGGCCACGCCGCGCTGATGCAGGCGCGCAACCAGCTGCTGGCCGAGCTGTCGCAGGACAAGCGGCTGGTCGCGGTGCGCCCGAACGGGCAGGAGGACACGCCCGAGTTCAAGCTGGACATCGATCCGCACAAGGCCGAAACGCTGGGCCTGTCGATCTCCGACATCAACAGCACGTTCTCCAGCGCCTGGGGCAGCACCTACGTCAACGACTTCATCGACAAGGGCCGCGTCAAGAAGGTGATGCTGCAGGCCGATGCGCCCTATCGCATGCTGCCGGAAGACATCGATCGCTGGTACGTGCGCAACAGCGCCGGCACCATGGTCGCGTTCAGCTCCTTCGCCAAGGCCAGTTGGACCATGGGCTCGCCGCGGCTGGAGCGGTACAACAGCGTGCCGTCGGTGGAGATCCTGGGCATGGCGCTGCCGGGTGCGGCATCCAGCGGCGAGGCGTTGGCCATCGTCGAGGCCGCGGCGGCCAAGCTGCCGCCGGGCATCGGCTACGAGTGGACCGGACTGTCGCGGCAGGAGAAGGCGTCCAGCGGCCAGACCGGCATGCTGTACGCGCTGTCGATCCTGATCGTGTTCCTGTGCCTTGCCGCGCTGTACGAAAGCTGGGCGATCCCGTTCGCGGTGATCCTGGTGGTGCCGCTGGGCGTGTTCGGCGCGCTGCTCGGCGCGGTGCTGACCTGGAAGATGAACGATGTGTACTTCCAGGTCGGCCTGTTGACCACGATCGGCCTGGCCTCGAAGAACGCGATCCTGATCGTGGAGTTCGCCCGCGAGCTGCACGAGGGCGGCAAGAGCCTGGTGCAGTCGGCACTGGAAGCGGCGCGCATGCGCCTGCGGCCGATCCTGATGACCTCGCTGGCGTTCATCCTCGGCGTGGTGCCGATGGTACTGGGCAGCGGCGCCGGTGCAGGCGCGCAGCATGCGCTGGGCACTGCGGTGATCGGCGGCATGCTGTCGGGCACCGTGCTGGCGATCTTCTTCGTGCCGCTGTTCTTCGTGCTGGTGTGCGGCCTGTTCAAGCGCCGCGCCGGCACGCCCGACGATCCGTCCGCCGCGCATGTCGCGGAAGGAGCCTGA
- a CDS encoding transcriptional repressor: MSSKKTACTEPHHHVHDADDFVKVVERVSRERGLRLTPIRANVLRLIAEAGRPVKAYDLLEWVREGKSVGADAPPTVYRALDFLMANGFVHKLESVNAFVACHHPSSAQHSVPFLICDRCHSAVELEDRDVVAQLEQRAKALGFQPQAQTLEVHGLCARCAG, from the coding sequence ATGTCCAGCAAGAAGACCGCCTGCACCGAGCCGCACCACCACGTCCACGACGCCGACGACTTCGTCAAGGTGGTGGAGCGGGTGAGCCGCGAACGCGGTCTGCGGCTGACCCCGATCCGCGCCAACGTGCTGCGCCTGATCGCCGAGGCGGGGCGGCCGGTGAAGGCCTACGACCTGCTGGAATGGGTGCGCGAGGGCAAGAGCGTGGGCGCAGATGCGCCGCCCACCGTGTACCGCGCGCTGGATTTCCTGATGGCCAACGGCTTCGTGCACAAGCTCGAGTCGGTCAACGCCTTCGTCGCCTGCCACCATCCCAGCAGCGCGCAGCACTCGGTGCCGTTCCTGATCTGCGACCGCTGCCACAGCGCGGTCGAACTGGAGGACCGCGACGTGGTCGCGCAACTGGAACAGCGTGCCAAGGCGCTGGGCTTCCAGCCGCAGGCGCAGACTCTGGAAGTGCACGGGCTGTGCGCGCGCTGCGCGGGGTAG
- the adeC gene encoding AdeC/AdeK/OprM family multidrug efflux complex outer membrane factor, protein MSRFVLTPLALAVSALLAGCSLMPAYERPAAPVPAQFDGAAAESGAQTEAIPVADIGWRAVFTDPKLQQVIALALDNNRDLRVAALNIDQAWAQYRVQRADLVPGVDLAGSGSGSRTPAGLSATGQPLVAHSYSATLGISAYELDLFGRIRSLKEQALQQYLATTEAQRSTHISLIAQVATAYLTLAADQDLLRLAQDTLTSQSESYRLQQRSFELGSASALTLRQAQTTVESARVDVERYTAQVAQDRNALRLLAGTEVPSELLPTALPDSASADANVLASIPAGLPSELLQRRPDILQAERTLQAANANIGAARAAFYPSISLTAAAGSASAGLSGLFKGGSGSWSFAPSISLPIFDGGRNRANLDVAKVQRDIDVANYEKAIQTAFREVSDALAERNTLGRQLLAQQALVDASADSYRLSQARFERGVDSYLGALDAQRTLYSAEQTLISTRLSRFTNLVTFYKALGGGWVEMAASTDATASTGR, encoded by the coding sequence ATGTCCCGTTTCGTCCTGACCCCGCTGGCGCTGGCCGTGTCCGCACTGCTCGCCGGCTGCAGCCTGATGCCGGCCTACGAGCGCCCGGCGGCGCCGGTGCCGGCGCAGTTCGACGGCGCCGCCGCCGAAAGCGGCGCGCAGACCGAGGCGATCCCCGTCGCCGACATCGGTTGGCGCGCGGTGTTCACCGATCCCAAGCTGCAGCAGGTGATCGCGCTGGCGCTGGACAACAACCGCGACCTGCGCGTGGCCGCGCTCAACATCGACCAGGCCTGGGCGCAGTACCGCGTGCAGCGTGCCGACCTGGTGCCGGGCGTGGACCTGGCCGGCAGCGGCAGCGGCTCGCGCACCCCGGCCGGCCTGTCCGCTACCGGGCAACCGCTGGTGGCGCACAGCTACAGCGCCACGCTGGGCATCAGCGCCTACGAGCTGGATCTGTTCGGCCGCATACGCAGCCTCAAGGAACAGGCGCTGCAGCAATATCTGGCCACCACCGAGGCGCAGCGCAGTACCCACATCAGTCTGATCGCGCAGGTCGCCACGGCCTATCTCACCCTGGCCGCCGACCAGGATCTGCTGCGCCTGGCGCAGGACACGCTGACCAGCCAGAGCGAGAGCTACCGGCTGCAGCAGCGCAGTTTCGAGCTCGGTTCCGCCTCGGCGCTGACCCTGCGCCAGGCGCAGACCACGGTGGAAAGCGCGCGGGTGGACGTGGAGCGCTACACCGCGCAGGTGGCGCAGGATCGCAATGCGTTGCGCCTGCTGGCCGGCACGGAAGTGCCGAGCGAACTGCTGCCGACCGCGCTGCCGGACAGCGCCAGCGCCGACGCCAATGTGCTGGCCAGCATTCCGGCCGGCTTGCCGTCGGAACTGCTGCAGCGCCGCCCGGACATCCTGCAGGCCGAGCGCACCCTGCAGGCGGCCAACGCCAACATCGGCGCGGCGCGCGCCGCGTTCTATCCGAGCATCAGCCTGACTGCCGCGGCCGGCAGCGCCAGCGCCGGCCTGTCCGGGCTGTTCAAGGGCGGCTCGGGCAGCTGGAGTTTCGCGCCCAGCATCTCGCTGCCGATCTTCGACGGCGGCCGCAACCGCGCCAATCTGGATGTCGCCAAGGTGCAGCGCGACATCGACGTGGCCAATTACGAGAAGGCGATCCAGACCGCGTTTCGCGAGGTCTCCGACGCGCTCGCCGAGCGCAACACGCTTGGCCGCCAGCTGCTGGCGCAACAGGCGCTGGTGGACGCGTCGGCCGACAGCTACCGGCTGTCGCAGGCGCGCTTCGAACGCGGCGTGGACAGCTACCTCGGCGCGCTGGATGCGCAGCGCACGCTGTACAGCGCCGAGCAGACCCTGATCAGCACGCGGCTGTCGCGCTTCACCAATCTGGTGACCTTCTACAAGGCGCTGGGCGGCGGCTGGGTGGAGATGGCCGCGTCCACGGACGCGACGGCCTCGACGGGACGTTAG